GGCGGCGCGGGAGGTGCTGACACACCTGGGCTTCGATGGGGAACCGGGCCGCTCCCTGCTGTTCATGGTCTTCGACGAGCGGCACCGCGCCCACTATCCCCAGTGGGAACCCTGGGCGCGGTACGTCCTGGCGCAGTTCAAGCGTGACAGTGCGCCGCTGAGCCATACCCCCGCCTACACCGAACTCCTGCGCGAACTCCGCATGTTCAGGGACTTCACCCGGCTGTGGCGGCATGTTGATCCTGCCGAAGACACCACGCCCATGATGCCGATCCAGTACCAGCTTCCAGGCCAGCCCACCCTCACCTTTACCCTGGCCCGCATGCAGTTTGTTAACACGCCGGAATTGTGGGGCATCGTGTTTCTACCTGCCTGATCATCCCTCTGTCCATGAATCAGCCGGGGGGACGATACAGCACCCTCGCAGGGGCAGACCTCGTGAGGGCAACGGCCAACCTCACGGACGATCCGGCCAGCTCTGGGAGAGAAGCCCTGGTCGTCGAGGATCAGTCCCCACCGGGAACGTCGTTGCCGATCTCGAACGCGTGCCGATCTATGAGGGGCCATTGGACGGGGGCTGTTTGGTATGGATCTGGCGGTCCCGCGTCTGTTGGCGTTGCTGCGGGCAGACCTGGGGTGGCTGACACAAACCCTCAGCAAATTGGAACAGCCCTGAGCGCACTTGCGCGCGTGGTACGGCTTTTCTCAGTCGCATCTGGCGCTTAACACGGTTTGAGTCCGCAGCAGCATTCCGATCTGGACAACGTTCTGGCGCTTGTCAGATCAGCTCTCCTGAATACAGGAGCGTGCGTGGGGCAAACTGAATGTGCATTGGCACCCAAGAGCGGATTTCTGTTCCTATGCTAGTCAAACCCCAATACTGAGGGGCACCGCACGGTCAAGGGGCAACACTGGCAACCCACGCAGGTCAGGAACGTCCTGCTCAGAAGTGTTCATCCGGTAACGAATTACTGTAAGGCAGTTCAAGCAGTGGATTGAGTTGCTGCCTCGAAACGCTGCACAGCCTCTTCCAACGGCGTCCGACCCTGAGCGATGTTCAGCGTCAGGTCGAAGAGGTCGTCCAGACTCAGGGTGAGGCGCAGCTCATGCATGGCCAGCCACACCAGGGCGCAGCTCAAAGCGGTCCGTTTGTTGGCATCGACGAAGGCGTGAGCCCGTGAGACGTAATAAAGGTAAGCCGCCGCTTGAGCGGGCACGCTGGGGAATCGGCGCTGCCCGAAGATCTCCTGAGTCGGCTGCGCCAATGCACTTTCAAGCAGACTGAGTTCCCGCAATCCCGTCCCGCCCCCATAGTTCGTGAGCTGACGCTCGTGAAGGTCAATGACTTCTGCGAGCGTCAACCCTTCAGGCATCCGCCAGCCGCCGGAAGAGGTCATCGTATTCACTCAAGATCTGGTCTCGGGCCGCCGCGAACTTCGCCTGGCGCTCGAGCTGGGCGGGAAGAGTGGCGGTCTGGGCGGGCGTGATGACGATGGCGTTGCCCTGAATCTCGATCTCCACCTCACTGCCGATGCCGGTCAGTTCCTTCATCTCCCTGGTGATGACGAGCGCTTCACTGTTGCCGAGTCTGGAGAGGGTCTTTCGCATCCCTGAGTATAACGCTGTTCGTACATCAATTCGGTTTTGGTCTCAAAGTGATACGCAATCTGGATCTCCTGATGGCCCACGCTGTCGAGTCTGCTGCCGCAAATACGCCGATGCTGGAATTCAAGGGTGTGCGTTGAGATTGCGGCTCTCAAGTGACCCGGCCACTCGGAACACGACCATCCACGGTGACTTCATGGAGATCACGTGTCACTTATCCAGGCAGGCAAGCCGCAACGTAACGTGAGTGAATGTGGAGCCGAGCAGATCACGAAGCGCTGTTGTTGACTCTCGCGGTCGCCGAGTCTCAACAGCAGCTCGTGGATCAGCTGGTACAAGGTTCCGTCAAAGCACTGACGGGAGTCACGCTGTGGCGTCAGGAGGACGGAACACTGGCGTTGCAGAGCTGGTCCGGCACGGTGCAAGAAGAGGGTAAGCCCGTTCCCTTGCCAGGTGCGCCGAATTACCGGCTGGGATGGACGCCGGAAGCACCACTGCCCGCCTCGGTTCAAGCCATGCTCGGGTTGAGACTGCTGTACCTGGACGCCCTGAATGAGAAGCTGGAGTTGAGTGATCAGCTGTCGACGCTTCATCACGCCGCCCTGACCGACCCGCTGACCGGGCTGGGCAATCGGCGTGCTTTTGACGCGGATCTCGAAGCGTCAGAAGCGGCACACGAGGACTTTGGTGTGGTCTTCATTGACCTGAACGGGTTCAAAGCGCTGAACGACAAGTTCGGACACGCGCTGGGCGACTCGCTTCTGCGGGGCTATGGAGTCTGGCTCTCGCGCGTGACTCATGAACGCGCTCAGGTCTACCGCCTGGGAGGCGATGAGTTCGTCGTCCTGGTGCATCACACGGTGCTGTCGCCGGAAGCGTTCTCCATCTGGGCAATGGAGCGGCTGCAAATTCCCTTCGTCGATGATGTGAGTGCAGCAATCGGGATCGCGTGGCGGCATGAGTGTGAGAATGTCCGGGCGGTATTGAGTCTGGCGGATCAGCGGATGTATGCGGTCAAGAAAGCCGACGCTCCTACGACGGCCACTCAGGAACGTCGCCGTTTCCGCACGTCAACTTGAACCCTTGTGGCACGAGTAGCCGAGCAGTAAACCTGCTGGGTAAGAAGGAACTGACTCCGATCTCAAAGTGATGCGCGATCTGGGGTCAAGACACGATCCTAGAATTTTTGTATGCCAAGAGCCTGCGTCACAATTGAAGGTGCCAGTTCTAAACAGGGGAAAACATCGTGTTCATCGTCCTTTCCACCTGTCCCAAATGAAGGAAGGTTCTTTTGAGACAGAGTGCGTGCTTCACCTCGTGGGTACACATTACCTGTCAAGGTTTACCGAGAACGCGTGTGGGACAGCATTTTTTTCTTAGCGTACAAAAATTTCAAAATCGTGTCTTGACCCCTGAAAGGAGGCACAGATGCAGCAGCCTACGATGTACTCCACAAAGCAGCGCGGCATCGAGATCACCGTATCCGGTGTGCCGACCACATTCAGCGGCGACGGTGAGAAACTCGGCTTCGACCTCAAAGTCATGCGTGATCTGGAAGCTCTGATCACCTAGGCGGTCGAGACCGCTGCGCCGGGCACGAACGTGCTGGAATTTCAGTACCTCCCGCTTGCGCCTGCACCCGATCCGGTCAGCCTGGAATTGCGGCGGGCCCTGCGGCTGCGGCGGATGAGTAGCGCTCAGGTGGCCCAGCGACTCGGCGTGACACCGCCGGTGGTATCACGCTGGCTCAGTCCCGATTACCACGCTCACGGCATGGAAGCATTGAGACGCCTGGCCGAGGTGTTGGAGATGGACGTGGAAGTGCGGCTCGTGCCGAAACGCCCAGCTTGATTGATGTCTGCGTCGTTCTGAACGTCTGAGCGAACCTTCTACAGGAGGTGTGCGCCCCGGCTGTTTCCATTCATACCAAAGCGCAGTAAGACGAGACGCTCGCCGTCTTCGAAGCGGCATGGCAGGTCAGACCAACTATCCCCTGGGCAGCCTGTTCGAGCTGCTGCGTGACCGGTTCGCGGCTTACGCAGAGCGCACCTGGATGCGGCCCACGCTCTCACACTGTACTCTACTTCTGTTCATCCGGAAGAACGGATGATGGATTGATTCCATGCAGCACCATCCCATCCCAGAACATCCCGATCCAGGCGACCTGACGCGGGTCACCGAGATCTTCAAGACCCTGTCCGAATCCATCCGGGTGCAGCTCGTTCTGCTGCTGCTTCAGGGCGAACGCAGTGTAACCGGACTCGTCGACGCCCTGGGGCAACCGCAGAGCACCGTCAGCCGTCACCTCGCGCTTCTACGCAGCGCTCAGGTCGTCAAGACCCGCCGCGAGGCCACGCACATCTACTACCGACTCGCCGACGCTCACGTCGCGCAGCTGGTCCAGCAGGCATTCAGCCACGCCCAGCATGAGCGTCTCGGCCTTCCAGACCACGTCCTTCCGAACCCACTGATCGGAAGTGTCCATTGAACGCTCCGCCGATGTTCACTGCGCTGCGCAATCCCCGATTTGCCCATCTGTATGCTGCACAGACAGTCAGATCGGCGACGCACTCACCTGGGTGGGACTCGCGCTCCTAGCCTACCAGTTGACCAGCGGCAAGAATGCCGCCGTGGTGCTGGGGGCTGCCCTGACGCTGCGGGTTCTCGCCTTCGTGGTTTTCAGTCCATTGGCTGGGGTGATCGCCGACCGCATCAACCGCAAATGGTTGCTGGTCGGGTGTGATTTCGGGCGAATGCTGGTGATCGGCCTGCTGCCGTTTGTTCATGCCGTCTGGCAGGTGTACGTGCTGATGTTTCTGGTCAACGCGCTGACAGCCTTCTTCACGCCTACCAATCAGGCGACCGTTCCGCTGGTCGTCGGGCAGGAAGATAGCGGTCCAGCGTTCGCCCTCTCGAGCGCGACCACCGAACTGATCAACATTATCGGCCCTGGACTGGCGGGCGTCGTGGCCGCCCTCCTGGGAGGGCGGAATCTATTCTTCGTAGATGCTGTCAGCTTCCTTCTGTCGGGCCTGCTCATCCTGACGCTGCCAGCACTGAAGGCTGAGCAGGGCGAAGTGCAGCGCAGCACTTGGCAGGGAATCCGGAACGGCACTGCCCGACTATGGCGTGACCCGCCCATCCGCTTCGCCCTGCTGCTGGAACTGGTGGCGGCCGTCACAGGAGCGCTCATTCTGGTGGATACCGTTAACCGGATCCAGGGTGACCTGCGACTAAGCGAATCGACCTATGGCTGGGTAATGGCCGCGTACGGGCTGGGAGCGACGCTGGCGTCTC
The nucleotide sequence above comes from Deinococcus detaillensis. Encoded proteins:
- a CDS encoding MmyB family transcriptional regulator, encoding MPISLAQSLAQRRTALGLTQADLARQAGCTRQYVAQLERGERSRPSMTVASGLARGLWLTGTQRRAWLMLAGYTDAEPAPREGVAVDQMAADLLNLIPAPAVLHDGTWHMSMLNAAAREVLTHLGFDGEPGRSLLFMVFDERHRAHYPQWEPWARYVLAQFKRDSAPLSHTPAYTELLRELRMFRDFTRLWRHVDPAEDTTPMMPIQYQLPGQPTLTFTLARMQFVNTPELWGIVFLPA
- a CDS encoding type II toxin-antitoxin system death-on-curing family toxin, with the translated sequence MTSSGGWRMPEGLTLAEVIDLHERQLTNYGGGTGLRELSLLESALAQPTQEIFGQRRFPSVPAQAAAYLYYVSRAHAFVDANKRTALSCALVWLAMHELRLTLSLDDLFDLTLNIAQGRTPLEEAVQRFEAATQSTA
- a CDS encoding AbrB/MazE/SpoVT family DNA-binding domain-containing protein, with the protein product MRKTLSRLGNSEALVITREMKELTGIGSEVEIEIQGNAIVITPAQTATLPAQLERQAKFAAARDQILSEYDDLFRRLADA
- a CDS encoding GGDEF domain-containing protein, whose translation is MLTLAVAESQQQLVDQLVQGSVKALTGVTLWRQEDGTLALQSWSGTVQEEGKPVPLPGAPNYRLGWTPEAPLPASVQAMLGLRLLYLDALNEKLELSDQLSTLHHAALTDPLTGLGNRRAFDADLEASEAAHEDFGVVFIDLNGFKALNDKFGHALGDSLLRGYGVWLSRVTHERAQVYRLGGDEFVVLVHHTVLSPEAFSIWAMERLQIPFVDDVSAAIGIAWRHECENVRAVLSLADQRMYAVKKADAPTTATQERRRFRTST
- a CDS encoding helix-turn-helix domain-containing protein, translated to MLEFQYLPLAPAPDPVSLELRRALRLRRMSSAQVAQRLGVTPPVVSRWLSPDYHAHGMEALRRLAEVLEMDVEVRLVPKRPA
- a CDS encoding ArsR/SmtB family transcription factor, with amino-acid sequence MQLVLLLLQGERSVTGLVDALGQPQSTVSRHLALLRSAQVVKTRREATHIYYRLADAHVAQLVQQAFSHAQHERLGLPDHVLPNPLIGSVH
- a CDS encoding MFS transporter produces the protein MTSGKNAAVVLGAALTLRVLAFVVFSPLAGVIADRINRKWLLVGCDFGRMLVIGLLPFVHAVWQVYVLMFLVNALTAFFTPTNQATVPLVVGQEDSGPAFALSSATTELINIIGPGLAGVVAALLGGRNLFFVDAVSFLLSGLLILTLPALKAEQGEVQRSTWQGIRNGTARLWRDPPIRFALLLELVAAVTGALILVDTVNRIQGDLRLSESTYGWVMAAYGLGATLASLVVGFVGKRWPRTRFILLGALMTSVAVLPANVAPLLAILALWLLAGIGQNWVNLPAETLLAERTEEAAQGRVYGAHFAWSHLWYAFAYPLAGFLGTRLPHQDFLIGGGIALVLLAIVVVLLRPRTEDQPATSIVSTSEST